AAATCATCGTAGTAACTTCAGGTAAAGGCGGCGTAGGCAAGACTACTACCAGCGCCAGCATCGCAACCGGCTTGGCCCTGCGCGGCCACAAAACCGCCGTGATCGACTTCGACGTCGGTTTGCGCAACCTCGACCTGATTATGGGTTGCGAACGCCGCGTCGTGTATGACCTCATCAATGTCATCCAAGGCGAAGCCACACTCAACCAAGCCCTGATTAAAGACAAAAACTGCGAAAACCTCTACATCCTGCCTGCATCGCAAACCCGCGATAAAGACGCTCTGACCCGCGAAGGCGTGGACAACGTGATGAAAGAGCTGGCCAGCAAAAAAATGGGCTTCGAATTCATCATCTGCGACTCCCCTGCCGGTATCGAACAAGGTGCGCTAATGGCACTCTACTTTGCCGACG
This genomic interval from Neisseria sp. Marseille-Q5346 contains the following:
- the minD gene encoding septum site-determining protein MinD encodes the protein MSKIIVVTSGKGGVGKTTTSASIATGLALRGHKTAVIDFDVGLRNLDLIMGCERRVVYDLINVIQGEATLNQALIKDKNCENLYILPASQTRDKDALTREGVDNVMKELASKKMGFEFIICDSPAGIEQGALMALYFADEAIITTNPEVSSVRDSDRILGILQSKSRKAEQGSTVKEHLLITRYSPERVAKGEMLSVQDICDILRIPLIGVIPESQNVLQASNAGEPVIHQDNAAAAEAYKDVIARLLGENREMRFLEAEKKSFLKRLFGG